A stretch of DNA from Staphylococcus equorum:
AAACGTCTCCGGGTTGTCTGTACGCATTACTGCAATATGTTGACCTTCTTGAATATACTTCATCGTATCTCTTGAATTCATCTTTACATCTCCTTATAAATTTCATCTTTCGTGTTTGACCTCTGAAAATAACAACGTTGTTATTAAGATTCAAAAAAATATTCTAACGCTTATCTCTATGGTATAATTAATTCTAACTTAAATCAATCTATTTCAAGGAGAACTTTTATGGCTGTTACTTTAAAAGACGTTGCCGAAGCCTGTGGTGTCAGTTATTCCACGGTCAGTAAAGCATTAAAAAATTCCCAACTCGTTAAACCAAAAACAAAACAAATGATTCAACAAAAAGCGCTTGAAATGAATTACATACCTAATCATTCGGCCCGAGCACTCGTTTCTAAAAGAAGTGGCACGATTGGATTAATCTGGCCTTCCGTAGATCGTGTTGCCGTGACACATCTCATTTCAGAAATTAATAGAGCCATTAAATCACTCGGTTATGTCATGTTTGTTTCAATCGATGACGTTGCGGCCGCTTCAAAGAAATTTGTTGAATTTGGCTGTGATGGTATCGTTATCTTTGACGAAGGTGACAATTCAAACTTACCGCCTGAAATTTATAATAACGTACCGGTAGTCGCATATGGTGTAGATAGAGATATTCCCTACCCGATTATCAATGTCAATCATGCAGAAGCGATGATTATGGCCATCAATGCCTTATTAGAACAAGGTATCCAAACGATTGATTACATAGGCGATATTAATACAAACGACGCCCGTCAAATCGCTAAAAAAGATGCAATTACTAATTATTGCAATGCACAAAACATCACCTATCGTATTATCGATTCTAATGGATTGAACGCGATAGAAGCAGAAGCATCCGTGAAGCAACATTTGAAAACTGACACGCTTTCTCCTGGCGTGATTTGCGGAAGTTACGATATTACTGTAGGGACGATTAATGCCATTGGACCTGAGAATCAACCAATGATTTACTCTTACGATAATATTCCACAAATTAAAAAATTAGATTATCCTGTCAATGCTATCGGTGTTCCTACATCTGAAATCGCTCAACAAATCGTGACTACATTAGATAAAGTTATTAAAAATGAACCAACCGATGCAGCATATCATTTACATCCATCATTACAGAATAATATTTAATACATGCAAATTTCATTAAATTAACAAAGCGACCCTAGCTACATTGGACAGTGTAGTCAGGGTCGCTCTTGTTTGAGAGATATTTATCTAGAGGGTTATTACTTTTAATATTACTTCAACTGAAGCATAAGCTTTCTTAAATATATGAAGGCATCTAGCAAGTGATTTTTATAATCTAGGAATGCCATTACCAAATTGCATTGTGCCTGTCTTGTTGTCTGTTATACAACATCGCGTACACCTATCACTTTATAATGTAATGACATGCTACTTGCTAAAATGCCGTTAATATAACGCGCGCTTTATATATTGCTTGCAAGTCACGTGTTACAACACATCTTGTTTGTACAGAAAAAAGTTAACCAATATTTAGAGAGATAGGGGTTGTTTTCAGTTTTTTAATGGGAGAACTGATGAATTTTATTGGTTTTAACTATAATTCTAAAACACGCAACTGTGCAAGCATTGGTTAACATACGATACATTTGTATCTATATTACAAATGTATCACGTATCTAATCCTACTTTCATCTCTGATTAGTACGTTATGATTACCATCTTTATAAAATTTGAGGACTCCCTTAGTTATCTTCTGCCGTTATGAGTCCTGAGTTGAATTATCATTTATTATAAAAGCTATCATATATTGATTGTACGTGGATATTCATACATATTGAAAACTCAACTTATAACCATTTCGCAATGATCAGTTAATCAGTACTCATAACCCTCTACAACTTCTATTATATTACGCCTTTATCTATGATTAAAATACATAGTTGGAATATTTGACATTCCTTAGTGGAATACTTCAACTTTGATGACACTTTTTTATTTCAAATCCTTTAAAAAATTAATCCATTCATGCGTAACGTGATTCATATAACTTTCTTTCTTCCATATAACACCTAAATTCCACGCTACATCAGCACCACTTATTTCAATGCCGACAACACCATCATTTAAGATATTGACGATACTTTCAGGTAATATACTCACGCCAATACCATCACGAATCATATTTTCTATAAAAGTAATTTGAGACATTTTAGCTACTGTTTTAGGAT
This window harbors:
- a CDS encoding LacI family DNA-binding transcriptional regulator, with the protein product MAVTLKDVAEACGVSYSTVSKALKNSQLVKPKTKQMIQQKALEMNYIPNHSARALVSKRSGTIGLIWPSVDRVAVTHLISEINRAIKSLGYVMFVSIDDVAAASKKFVEFGCDGIVIFDEGDNSNLPPEIYNNVPVVAYGVDRDIPYPIINVNHAEAMIMAINALLEQGIQTIDYIGDINTNDARQIAKKDAITNYCNAQNITYRIIDSNGLNAIEAEASVKQHLKTDTLSPGVICGSYDITVGTINAIGPENQPMIYSYDNIPQIKKLDYPVNAIGVPTSEIAQQIVTTLDKVIKNEPTDAAYHLHPSLQNNI